Below is a genomic region from Desulfatirhabdium butyrativorans DSM 18734.
GCGTATAACTTGCCCGCCACAGGGGGTTGCGGTAAAAGATTTTTAATGAGTCAACTACTACCCACTAAACCCGGTAGTAGTTGACTCCGGGTTAACTCATTGACATTATTGGTAGACTATCAGCGAAAAAGTTGACTATGCGTCCCGATCCGCGCCAGATAGAGTGTCTTGTTCTCAATCTTGTAGATAACCAGCACATCCCCGCCAATGTGAAATTCACGATACTGTCCCCATTCCCCCTCCAGCGAATGATCACGCGCCTCTGGCGGCAAAGGCGCCTCTTGCATCAACAAGGCCATATACTGGACCAATTTGGCAAAATGGTTGTCAGAAAGCGATATTTTGGCGAAATCCTTGAGAAACTGTTTATGTCTTTTGACCGCGGACATTGCCCAACTCCGAAAGAACATCTTCAAACGAAACTGTCTCGATCT
It encodes:
- a CDS encoding type II toxin-antitoxin system YafQ family toxin; this translates as MSAVKRHKQFLKDFAKISLSDNHFAKLVQYMALLMQEAPLPPEARDHSLEGEWGQYREFHIGGDVLVIYKIENKTLYLARIGTHSQLFR